A single window of Nicotiana sylvestris chromosome 5, ASM39365v2, whole genome shotgun sequence DNA harbors:
- the LOC104244800 gene encoding uncharacterized protein — protein sequence MTSFDVSKYAHSPMHKATILKDYASLRKIILGLPRLCDTAEIHTESVSLAEEAKADAISAVIDRRDVPNRDTPLHLAVKLGDETATEMLMLAGADWSLQNEQGWSALQEAICNREEDVAKIIVKNYQPLAWAKWCRRLPRLIGTMRRMRDFYMEITFNFESTVIPFISRIAPSDTYKIWKRGANLRADMTLAGFDGFRIQRSDQSILFLGDGSEDGKVNPGSLCVVSHKEKEIMNALDGAGTPATEAEVQQEVAAMSQTSIFRPGIDVTQAVLSPQTTWRRHEKMEMVGPWNATVYDMQNVVVSVRSRRVPGAMTDDEMINSCNGNEAESKDLDDILTEEERRQLDVALNENGDGVIAHGHSCHEQIDRDIPIEEINGCSNGEKYSVDVSRKRDEYKRGRDAEASSSSNAESGDLRKDGNREKEYKKGLRPILWLSPDFPLRTEELLPLLDILANKVKAIRRLREMLTTKFPKGTFPVKVAIPVVPTIRVLVTFTKFEELQPLDEFSTPPSSPTPSGKESPPKVQPSSSSWFQWIKAPYQRPSSSTSSSNSITNDVQDPFAIPQDYTWITAEAKKKKMQEKEKAKKGKSRKQ from the exons ATGACAAGTTTTGATGTTTCAAAGTATGCACATAGCCCTATGCATAAAGCTACAATCTTGAAAGATTATGCCTCTCTTAGGAAGATAATTTTAGGCCTCCCTAGGCTTTGTGATACAGCTGAAATTCATACTGAATCAGTATCCTTAGCTGAGGAAGCTAAGGCTGATGCCATTTCGGCTGTAATTGATCGACGAGATGTCCCCAATCGCGATACGCCTCTTCATTTAGCTGTCAAACTAGGGGACGAGACTGCAACCGAGATGCTTATGCTTGCCGGTGCAGATTGGAGCTTGCAAAATGAGCAAGGCTGGAGTGCCCTACAGGAAGCTATATGTAATAGAGAAGAAGATGTTGCGAAGATTATAGTTAAGAATTACCAGCCTTTGGCTTGGGCGAAATGGTGTAGACGGTTACCTCGGTTGATTGGAACAATGAGGAGAATGAGGGATTTTTATATGGAGATTACTTTCAATTTTGAGAGCACTGTTATCCCTTTCATTTCTAGGATTGCGCCTTCCGATACATATAAAATTTGGAAAAGGGGTGCAAATTTAAGGGCGGATATGACTTTGGCTGGATTTGATGGTTTTCGTATTCAGCGATCTGATCAGAGTATTCTCTTCCTTGGTGATGGTTCTGAGGATGGTAAAGTTAATCCCGGTTCGCTTTGTGTGGTTTCGcataaagaaaaggaaattatGAATGCTTTAGATGGTGCTGGCACTCCAGCAACAGAGGCTGAAGTGCAACAAGAAGTCGCTGCAATGTCTCAAACGAGCATATTCAGGCCCGGGATTGATGTGACTCAAGCTGTTTTGTCACCACAAACGACATGGAGGCGCCACGAGAAGATGGAGATGGTCGGTCCATGGAACGCTACAGTATATGATATGCAAAATGTGGTCGTAAGCGTTAGATCAAGGAGGGTGCCAGGTGCTATGACAGATGATGAAATGATTAATTCATGCAATGGAAATGAGGCGGAAAGTAAAGATCTTGATGATATTCTGACAGAGGAAGAAAGAAGACAACTTGATGTTGCTCTCAATGAGAACGGAGATGGCGTTATTGCACACGGGCACAGTTGTCATGAACAAATAGACAGAGACATTCCTATTGAGGAGATAAATGGTTGTAGTAATGGTGAGAAGTATTCTGTTGATGTTAGCAGGAAGAGGGATGAGTATAAACGAGGAAGAGATGCCGAAGCTTCTTCATCTAGTAATGCTGAAAGTGGAGATCTTCGCAAAGATGGAAACCGAGAAAAAGAGTATAAGAAAGGATTGAGGCCTATTCTCTGGCTTTCTCCTGATTTTCCATTGAGAACTGAAGAACTCCTTCCCTTGCTTGACATTTTAGCAAATAAAGTTAAGGCTATCCGGCGATTGAGAGAAATGCTTACAACAAAATTTCCGAAAGGAACCTTCCCCGTTAAG GTGGCAATTCCGGTGGTTCCAACAATTAGAGTTTTGGTTACTTTCACTAAGTTTGAAGAATTACAGCCGCTGGACGAGTTCTCAACTCCTCCTTCAAGTCCTACTCCTTCAGGCAAGGAGAGTCCACCCAAGGTGCAGCCGTCAAGTTCATCTTGGTTTCAGTGGATAAAAGCCCCATATCAACGGCCTAGTTCTTCTACAAGCAGCTCGAATAGTATCACAAACGACGTCCAAGATCCATTTGCGATCCCTCAAGATTACACATGGATCACTGCagaagctaagaaaaagaaaatgcaggAAAAGGAGAAGGCAAAGAAAGGGAAGAGCAGGAAACAGTAG